In the Balaenoptera acutorostrata chromosome 7, mBalAcu1.1, whole genome shotgun sequence genome, one interval contains:
- the LOC103010662 gene encoding 40S ribosomal protein S3a-like: MAVGKKKLLTKGGKEGAKKKVVDPFSKKDWYDVKAPAMFNIRNIGKTLVTRTQGTKIASDGLKGRVFEVSLADLQNDEAAFRKFKLITEDVQGKSCLTNFHGMDLTRDKMCSMVKKWQTVIEAHVDVKTTDGYLLRLFCVGFTKKRNNQIRKTSYAQHQQVRQIRKKMMEIMTREVQTNDLKEVVNKLIPDSIGKDIEKACQSIYPLHDVFVRKVKMLKKPKFELGKLMELHGEGGSSGKATRDETGAKVERADGYEPPVQESV, translated from the coding sequence ATGGCGGTCGGAAAGAAAAAGCTCCTTACGAAAGGCGGTAAAGAGGGAGCCAAGAAGAAAGTGGTTGACCCATTTTCTAAGAAAGATTGGTATGATGTGAAAGCACCAGCTATGTTCAATATAAGAAATATTGGGAAAACACTAGTCACGAGAACTCAAGGAACCAAAATCGCATCTGATGGCCTCAAGGGTCGTGTGTTTGAAGTGAGCCTTGCTGATCTGCAGAATGATGAAGCTGCATTTAGAAAATTCAAGCTTATTACTGAGGATGTTCAGGGCAAAAGCTGCCTGACTAATTTCCATGGCATGGATCTTACCCGTGACAAAATGTGCTCCATGGTCAAAAAATGGCAGACCGTGATTGAAGCTCACGTTGATGTCAAGACTACCGATGGATATTTGCTTCGTCTCTTCTGTGTGGGTTTTACTAAAAAACGCAACAATCAGATTCGGAAGACCTCTTATGCCCAGCACCAGCAGGTCCGCCAGATCCGCAAGAAGATGATGGAAATCATGACCCGAGAGGTGCAGACAAATGACTTGAAAGAGGTGGTCAATAAATTGATTCCAGACAGCATTGGAAAAGACATAGAAAAGGCCTGCCAATCTATTTATCCACTCCATGATGTCTttgttagaaaagtaaaaatgctgAAGAAGCCCAAGTTTGAATTGGGAAAACTCATGGAGCTACATGGTGAAGGCGGTAGTTCTGGAAAAGCTACTAGGGATGAGACAGGTGCTAAAGTTGAACGAGCTGATGGATATGAGCCACCAGTCCAGGAATCTGTTTAA